In Crassostrea angulata isolate pt1a10 chromosome 6, ASM2561291v2, whole genome shotgun sequence, a genomic segment contains:
- the LOC128190798 gene encoding ras-related protein Rap-2a-like encodes MKVLKVVILGAEKVGKSLLLDQFLKADDPVQKRSDCSSSKDVYNVNGKTIRFPDGIHRRVDFVDTSDLDEFPAMKRVYIETGNAFVIVYAIDDKRSYEFAKSLCDEIYSIKGNLFTNIVLVGNKIDTGSKRRVSTAEALADSNRTKLFSETSAKLCVNIGCPFIILFNNYLQNFKHNRTDIQTRRKTHSKSVSSPVEDERDEPFRIRLNTI; translated from the exons ATGAAAGTACTAAAAGTGGTAATTCTAGGTGCAGAAAAGGTTGGCAAAAGTTTATTATTGGACCAATTTTTGAAAGCTGACGACCCAGTGCAAAAGAGATCAGATTGCAGCTCCTCAAAAGACGTATATAATGTAAATGGGAAAACAATTCGCTTTCCAG ATGGTATTCATCGTCGGGTGGACTTTGTTGACACTTCGGATCTTGACGAATTTCCAGCCATGAAGAGGGTGTACATTGAAACTGGGAATGCTTTTGTGATTGTTTATGCAATTGATGATAAACGGTCTTATGAATTTGCCAAGTCCCTTTGCGATGAAATATACAGCATCAAAG GAAACTTGTTCACAAACATCGTTCTAGTGGGCAATAAAATAGACACTGGGTCAAAAAGAAGAGTATCCACAGCCGAAGCCCTAGCGGACAGTAATCGTACAAAGCTGTTTTCCGAGACAAGTGCTAAACTCTGTGTAAATATTGGATGTCCATTCATCATTCTTTTCAACAACTATCTGCAAAACTTCAAGCACAACAGAACTGACATTCAAACGAGAAGAAAAACACACAGCAAAAGCGTGTCTTCACCAGTAGAAGATGAAAGAGACGAACCATTTAGAATTCGTTTGAATACGATCTAG